A genomic window from Fusarium verticillioides 7600 chromosome 5, whole genome shotgun sequence includes:
- a CDS encoding eukaryotic translation initiation factor 3 subunit L, which translates to MATYQNGVAPARAIDDDSDVEEEALVAEYKEQVQYEDGDDLSRTTSLNLTAQTDDIQARLVQAAQPLDFQAPLEAKFQSYDAYCSLFHFILNSEGPVDLEPPSYYWAWDVIDEFIYQFNSFSSYRMRIARQTTNEEERQALRENPNTWGCYSVLNVLYSLIQRSQITEQLAAMKRNEDPLAVAGEYGSKNLYKMLGYFSIIGLLRVHCLLGDFSLALKTLDDIELNKKAMFARVMAAHFTTYYYVGFSYMMQHRYADAIRMFSHILIYVSRTKNFQKSAQYDSITKKNEQMYALIAICVAFQPTRLDDTIHSALREKYGDQLLKLQRGGPESLPIFEELFRAACPKFISPVPPDFENPEANIDPVEHHLAVFMDEVKTNMWSPTIKSYLRLYTTMDLNKLAGFLEVKPEELRSWLLVTKQRTKQLRWQDQGLLEGELVNVSDLDYALQGDLIHISEAKVGRKLVDWYLRNLSRTYN; encoded by the exons ATGGCTACTTACCAAAACGGCGTGGCTCCGGCCCGTGCCATCGATGACGACagcgatgttgaggaggaggctctGGTGGCCGAGTACAAGGAGCAAGTTCAgtatgaggatggtgatgatctcAGCCGCACCACTTCTTTGAACCTCACCGCGCAGACCGACGATATCCAGGCCCGACTTGTCCAAGCCGCTCAGCCCCTCGATTTCCAGGCGCCTCTTGAGGCCAAGTTCCAGAGCTACGATGCTTACTGCAGCTTGTTTCACTTTATCTTGAACTCCGAGGGCCCCGTCGATCTTGAGCCCCCTTCT TACTACTGGGCTTGGGATGTTATCGATGAGTTCATTTACCAGTTCAACTCTTTCTCCTCGTACCGTATGCGAATTGCCCGGCAAACAACCAATGAGGAGGAGCGCCAGGCTCTCCGCGAGAACCCCAACACCTGGGGCTGCTACAGTGTTCTCAACGTCCTGTACTCCCTTATCCAGCGATCCCAGATCACCGAGCAGCTCGCAGCCATGAAGCGTAACGAGGATCCCTTGGCCGTTGCCGGTGAATATGGCTCAAAGAACCTCTACAAGATGTTGGGTTACTTCTCCATTATTGGTCTTCTCCGAGTCCACTGTCTCCTCGGAGATTTCAGCCTGgctctcaagacccttgatgatatcgagctTAACAAGAAGGCCATGTTCGCCCGCGTCATGGCTGCTCACTTCACCACCTACTACTACGTGGGTTTCTCCTACATGATGCAGCACCGCTACGCCGATGCCATCCGCATGTTCAGCCACATCCTCATCTACGTCTCGAGGACCAAGAACTTCCAGAAGAGCGCTCAGTACGACTCTATCACTAAGAAGAACGAGCAGATGTACGCTCTTATTGCCATCTGCGTCGCTTTCCAGCCCACTCGTCTGGACGACACAATCCACAGCGCCCTCCGTGAGAAGTATGGCgaccagctcctcaagctccagcGCGGTGGCCCCGAGTCCCTCCCCATCTTTGAGGAGCTCTTCCGCGCAGCGTGCCCCAAGTTCATCTCCCCCGTTCCTCCGGACTTTGAGAACCCCGAGGCCAACATCGACCCTGTTGAGCACCACCTCGCCGTCTTCATGGACGAGGTCAAGACCAACATGTGGAGCCCTACCATTAAGTCTTACCTCCGCCTCTACACCACCATGGATCTTAACAAGCTCGCTGGTTTCCTTGAGGTGAAGCCCGAGGAGCTTCGATCATGGCTCCTGGTTACCAAGCAGCGAACCAAGCAACTGCGATGGCAGGACCAGGGTCTGCTTGAGGGTGAGCTCGTCAACGTTAGCGACCTTGACTATGCTCTCCAAGGC GACCTTATCCACATCTCCGAGGCTAAGGTGGGACGAAAGCTTGTGGACTGGTATCTCCGAAACCTGTCCCGTACCTATAACTGA
- a CDS encoding hypothetical protein (At least one base has a quality score < 10) produces the protein MQAAVQLIMDPQTSIEESAAAMTEVNLNAFNIEAFTLLGIALLVTVLRSCVRIRTVGCRNLWADDYLVILAAGIYAIETGLAYSVGNIAQGLANNSMTEEQRASLQPEDHEYQLRIIGSKIQIALWATYSSLLWILKGAMCTFYYRLTKDLQSHRVRVIVGFGFIISSFVVVQMNLLLSCRPFDHWWQIFPDPGAFCHAAISPALIWTCLAFNLATDFYLIMIPMPMLWKAAMPWPQKAGLIALFSCGLFVTMAAILRVVLLVSDPINGPQLAASWAVRETFVAIMTTNIPMLFPTLRNGLSPCRKSWFLPERAQNST, from the exons ATGCAAGCTGCAgttcaactcatcatggATCCCCAGACGTCGATTGAAGAAAGTGCTGCAGCAATGACGGAGGTCAACctcaatgccttcaacatAGAGGCCTTCACACTACTTGGCATTGCGTTGCTTGTCACCGTGTTGAGGTCGTGTGTGCGGATCAGGACTGTGGGATGCAGGAACCTCTGGGCAGATGACTATCTCGTCATTTTGGCTGCT GGTATTTACGCCATAGAAACAGGACTCGCATACTCGGTCGGGAATATTGCTCAAGGGCTGGCCAACAACTCAATGACCGAAGAGCAACGGGCCTCTTTACAACCAGAAGATCATGAATATCAGCTTCG TATCATTGGCTCGAAGATCCAAATCGCCTTATGGGCAACTTACTCATCCCTCCTCTGGATCCTCAAAGGAGCCATGTGCACTTTCTACTATCGACTTACAAAAGACCTTCAAAGCCACCGAGTTCGAGTCATCGtcggctttggcttcataatttcttcttttgttgtTGTACAAAtgaaccttcttctcagttGTCGCCCATTCGACCACTGGTGGCAGATCTTCCCTGATCCCGGAGCCTTCTGCCATGCTGCCATTTCACCTGCTTTGATATGGACTTGTCTCGCTTTCAACTTGGCAACTGACTTTTACCTCATCATGATCCCTATGCCCATGCTTTGGAAGGCTGCTATGCCTTGGCCTCAAAAGGCCGGACTCATTGCTCTGTTCAGCTGTGGGTTGTTTGtcaccatggctgctatCCTTCGAGTCGTGCTGCTTGTGTCT GATCCAATCAATGGCCCTCAACTCGCAGCTTCTTGGGCGGTTCGCGAGACCTTTGTCGCTATCATGACAACAAACATCCCCATGCTATTCCCTACGTTAAGAAATGGGCTGTCCCCATGTCGAAAGAGCTGGTTCCTCCCTGAGCGTGCACAGAACTCCACCTAA
- a CDS encoding elongation factor 2 gives MPVVTPDKLASLQRLSSDIRNICILAHVDHGKTSLTDALLATNGIISPKLAGKIRYLDSRPDEQTRGITMESSAISLYFAMRRKAAPDAEPEDKEYLVNLIDSPGHIDFSSEVSTASRLCDGAVVLVDAVEGVCSQTVTVLRQTWTEKLKPLLVINKIDRLVTELKMTPGEAYIHLNKLLEQVNAVLGSFFQGERMEEDLNWRERMEERVNAATAAKESAIADQVSDTGEVQFEERDDEDIYFAPEKNNVIFSSAIDGWAFTCRQFAAMYEKKLGIKRGIMEKVLWGNFYLDPKTKKILGPKHLKGRNLKPLFVQLVLEPVWTVYQATVGGDNGQGDRDLLEKVTKSLGIKITPHMLKSRDQKLLMTTIFANWLPLSTALLVSVIESLPSPPTAQAARLPELIEESPGSEHIDQAIKDAMVSFKHEKSDPVVAYVSKMVSIPESELPENKRRAGTQMSGEEARELARKKRAEAARAQAAAGENGIDSMADSMDAINLDDYAPELEEKKVDPEHLIGFARIYSGTLSVGDKLYVIPPKWSPAEPNADPEPQEVTVTALYMLMGRNLEALDSVPAGCVFGIGGLEGKILKSGTLCSRRDGAVNLAGVTMLGKPIVRVALEPVNPADLDKMIHGLKLLVQSDPCAEYELLGSGEHVLLTAGELHLERCLTDLKERFALCDIQPGAPIVPYRETIVRAEEMRPPANKDLGRGAVVATTSSKQVTLSLRVQPIPENVTDFLVKNGDAVKRVYDRGAKKDDEGEEIVAEADIAAGSTLSVEDFKKQLKEKLESGKGRDVWKDSIDKIVAFGPRRTGPNLLIDATADGIFSKAFSAEKTVETAPRADESLHPSHLTDKISYAFQLATAQGPLCSEPLQGVAVFIEDVTLNLAEDDSSARDKLGRLTGEIIRTFQSSLRAGFMDWSPRLMLAMYSVEIQASTEVLGRVYDVLTRRRGRVNAELMKEGTPFFTIQALVPVAESFGFADEMRKRTSGAAQPQLIFAGFEILDEDPFWVPFTEDDLEDLGELADKENVAKRYMDGVRRKKGLLVEGRNVATDAEKQKTLKR, from the exons ATGCCTGTCGTCACTCCAGATAAGCTGGCAAGTCTGCAAAGACTGTCCAGTGATATTCGAAAT ATTTGCATTTTGGCCCACGTTGACCATGGCAAAACTTCACTTACGGACGCTCTGCTTGCCACAAATGgcatcatctcaccaaaGCTGGCGGGCAAGATCCGATATCTTGACTCTAGACCTGATGAACAGACCCGAGGAATCACAATGGAGTCTTCAGCTATCTCACTCTACTTCGCTATGCGTCGGAAAGCAGCCCCCGACGCTGAGCCCGAGGACAAGGAGTACCTTGTCAACTTGATCGATTCACCTGGTCATATCGATTTCAGCTCAGAagtctcaacagcctcaagacTGTGTGATGgagctgttgttcttgttgatgctgttgagggaGTCTGCAGTCAAACGGTGACTGTTCTTCGCCAAACATGGACAGAGAAGCTAAAGCCCTTGCTCGTCATTAACAAGATCGATCGACTTGTGACAGAACTCAAAATGACCCCGGGAGAAGCATATATCCACTTGAATAAGCTCTTAGAGCAGGTGAACGCTGTGCTAGGAAGTTTCTTCCAGGGCGAGCGTATGGAAGAGGACCTCAACtggagagaaagaatggaGGAGCGAGTCAATGCTGCCACAGCAGCCAAGGAATCAGCAATTGCCGATCAAGTCAGCGATACGGGCGAGGTACAATTCGAGGAGAGAGATGACGAAGATATTTACTTTGCTCCCGAGAAGAACAACGTTATTTTCAGCAGCGCTATTGATGGGTGGGCCTTCACTTGCCGACAATTCGCTGCCATgtacgagaagaagctgggcaTTAAGCGCGGAATCATGGAAAAGGTTCTTTGGGGCAACTTCTACCTGGATcccaagacgaagaagatcttgggcCCTAAGCATCTTAAGGGGAGGAATCTGAAGCCTTTATTTGTGCAATTGGTGCTGGAGCCAGTATGGACTGTCTACCAAGCTACAGTGGGAGGTGACAACGGGCAGGGTGATCGAGATCTACTGGAAAAGGTCACCAAGTCCCTTGGAATCAAGATCACCCCTCACATGCTCAAGTCGCGAGACCAGAAGCTTCTTATGACGACAATTTTCGCAAACTGGCTTCCCTTGTCAACAGCACTGCTGGTATCCGTCATTGAATCTCTGCCTTCGCCCCCGACCGCTCAGGCTGCACGACTACCCGAGCTGATCGAAGAATCTCCAGGATCCGAGCACATTGAccaggctatcaaggacGCCATGGTTTCTTTCAAACATGAGAAGTCTGACCCCGTGGTTGCCTACGTCAGTAAAATGGTTTCTATTCCTGAGAGTGAACTTCCCGAGAACAAGAGACGTGCCGGAACCCAGATGAGTGGCGAAGAGGCTCGAGAGCTCGCACGCAAGAAGCGAGCTGAAGCCGCTCGAGCCCAGGCTGCGGCTGGCGAGAACGGTATTGACAGCATGGCGGACTCGATGGATgccatcaaccttgatgattACGCCCCtgagctggaagagaagaaggttgatcCTGAGCACCTTATCGGCTTCGCTCGTATTTACTCGGGAACACTTTCAGTTGGTGACAAACTCTACGTTATTCCTCCAAAATGGTCACCGGCTGAGCCAAACGCCGATCCTGAGCCTCAAGAGGTCACTGTTACTGCGCTCTACATGCTCATGGGTCGAAAcctcgaggctctcgatTCAGTCCCTGCTGGCTGTGTCTTTGGCATTGGTGGTCTGGAGGGCAAGATTCTCAAATCCGGTACCTTGTGCAGTCGTCGCGACGGAGCCGTCAACCTCGCGGGTGTCACCATGCTGGGCAAGCCTATCGTTCGTGTTGCACTGGAACCTGTGAACCCCGCcgatcttgacaagatgattcatggcctcaagcttctggttcAGAGCGATCCTTGTGCTGAGTATGAGCTTCTAGGCAGTGGTGAACATGTGTTGTTGACTGCAGGTGAGCTGCATCTTGAGCGATGCTTGACTGATCTCAAGGAGCGATTTGCTCTGTGCGATATTCAACCGGGTGCTCCTATTGTTCCATACCGCGAGACAATTGTCCGAGCCGAAGAGATGCGACCACCCGCGAACAAGGACCTTGGCCGTGGCGCGGTTGTAGctacaacaagctcaaagcaaGTAACTCTCTCGCTACGTGTGCAGCCAATCCCCGAAAATGTAACAGACTTTTTGGTTAAGAAtggcgatgctgtcaagCGAGTCTACGACCGTGGGGCTaagaaagatgatgagggcgaAGAAATCGTGGCTGAAGCTGATATTGCAGCTGGAAGCACCCTGTCCGTTGAAGACTTTAAGAAGCAACTtaaggagaagcttgaaagTGGAAAGGGCAGAGATGTCTGGAAAGACTCTATTGATAAGATTGTGGCCTTCGGACCTCGACGTACTGGACCAAACCTACTTATTGATGCTACTGCAGATGgtatcttctccaaggctttTTCTGCTGAAAAGACTGTCGAGACTGCACCTCGTGCTGATGAGTCTCTTCACCCTAGCCATCTTACCGACAAGATCTCATACGCCTTCCAACTTGCTACGGCTCAGGGTCCTCTGTGCAGTGAGCCACTTCAGGGCGTTGCAGTCTTTATTGAGGATGTTACACTGAACCTTGCCGAAGACGACTCCTCTGCACGCGACAAACTTGGTCGTCTCACTGGTGAGATCATCAGAACCTTCCAATCATCTCTTCGCGCAGGTTTCATGGACTGGTCTCCCCGCCTCATGCTTGCCATGTACAGTGTCGAGATTCAAGCATCTACAGAAGTCCTCGGCCGTGTATACGATGTTCTTACCCGTCGCCGTGGTCGTGTCAACGCCGAACTCATGAAAGAAGGCACACCATTCTTCACAATTCAAGCACTGGTTCCTGTAGCTGAGAGTTTCGGATTTGCCGACGAGATGCGTAAGCGTACCAGTGGTGCGGCCCAGCCACAGCTGATCTTCGCTGGCTTCGAGATTCTGGATGAAGATCCTTTCTGGGTACCTTTCACAGAAGACGATCTAGAGGATCTTGGTGAGTTGGCTGACAAGGAGAACGTGGCGAAGCGATATATGGATGGAgtgaggagaaagaagggattgcttgttgaaggaagaaatgtTGCTACAGACgcagagaagcaaaagacacTGAAGAGGTAG
- a CDS encoding histone-lysine N-methyltransferase, H3 lysine-79 specific — MRLFGGKNNKIKVDPPKIRIEKVVVDRPAQKPKPKSTSALSGSASRSSSSHRPSPKPLARQASHSPYPSSSDEKRLERKRKAPSVTRRSPASDRIEFDKDSDGEDDGWMTLDTKRQRKGTEDGSFVDPNRKLRSVRAFEDRMDSRGFIHAVDVASLEHKCVPVMGAQKEDVAIRLQYPSLQPREKYELVWGKDKIDAVEASIKVVRHVAETYLTEEEAEPFTNPNGGIIRRLEKASNRNIQDLMGFKAALREYNEKLRALVEDGVIAKNLDKMHELPQHLVAFILDQIYDRTVALKVELLSKYENGTDYVYGELLHPFISKILVEQTRMTSGQVFVDLGSGVGNVVLQAALEIGCESWGCEMMENACNLAQEQKKEFDARCMLWGVRPGKVHLERGDFRKNLPIHEALKRADVVLVNNKAFTSQLNDDLVRMFLDLKSGCKIVSLKSFVAEKSNNHNINDVGSTILEVEECTYPEGYVSWTNAGGSYFISTRK, encoded by the exons ATGCGTCTCTTCGGCggcaagaacaacaagatcaaggtcgaccCTCCCAAGATCAGGATCGAAAAGGTTGTCGTCGACCGACCTGCCCAGAAGCCTAAGCCTAAATCCACCTCCGCACTCAGCGGCTCAGCATCgcgctcctcttcttcccaccGTCCCTCGCCGAAACCACTGGCACGACAGGCTAGTCACTCGCCGTACCCCTCATCCTCCGACGAGAAGCGACTCGAGCGTAAGCGCAAGGCACCCTCCGTCACCCGTCGATCACCAGCAAGCGACCGTATCGAGTTCGACAAAGACAGCGATGGCGAAGacgatggatggatgactcTCGATACCAAGAGACAACGCAAAGGCACGGAAGACGGCAGCTTTGTTGACCCCAACCGCAAACTGAGAAGCGTAAGAGCCTTTGAGGATCGGATGGACAGTCGAGGCTTCATCCATGCCGTAGACGTGGCCTCGCTTGAGCACAAGTGTGTGCCTGTGATGGGCGCACAGAAAGAGGATGTGGCTATCCGACTACAATATCCCAGCTTACAGCCTCGAGAAAA GTATGAGCTAGTATGGGGAAAAGACAAGATCGATGCCGTGGAAGCCAGCATCAAGGTGGTTCGCCACGTAGCTGAAACATACCTcaccgaagaggaagcagagccTTTCACAAATCCCAATGGTGGCATCATTCGAAGACTGGAAAAGGCCTCCAACCGGAACATCCAGGATTTGATGGGTTTCAAGGCAGCTCTGCGCGAATACAACGAAAAGCTTCGTGCTCTAGTCGAGGACGGTGTAATTGCCAAGAATCTCGATAAGATGCATGAGCTCCCTCAGCACCTTGTGGCTTTCATTCTCGATCAAATTTATGACCGAACAGTGGCTCTCAAAGTGGAACTTCTTTCAAAGTATGAGAACGGAACCGACTATGTCTATGGCGAACTACTCCACCCCTTCATTTCTAAAATCTTGGTAGAGCAGACACGAATGACCTCTGGTCAGGTcttcgttgatcttggctcgGGTGTTGGTAATGTGGTTTTGCAAGCGGCCCTCGAGATCGGTTGTGAGAGTTGGGGTtgcgagatgatggagaacGCCTGCAACCTTGCTCAggagcaaaagaaggaatTCGATGCCCGATGCATGCTCTGGGGAGTTCGACCTGGCAAGGTTCACCTGGAACGGGGCGATTTCCGCAAGAATTTGCCCATCCATGAGGCCCTCAAGCGCGCAGATGTTGTGCTTGTAAACAACAAGGCCTTCACCTCGCAGCTCAACGACGACTTGGTCCGTATGTTTCTGGATCTTAAATCTGGTTGCAAGATCGTGTCGCTCAAATCCTTTGTTGCGGAAAAAAGCAACAACCACAATATTAACGACGTTGGCAGCACCATCCTGGAGGTGGAAGAGTGCACATACCCTGAGGGTTATGTGAGTTGGACTAATGCAGGAGGATCGTACTTCATTTCGACGCGCAAGTAG
- a CDS encoding eukaryotic translation initiation factor 3 subunit L, translating into MRIARQTTNEEERQALRENPNTWGCYSVLNVLYSLIQRSQITEQLAAMKRNEDPLAVAGEYGSKNLYKMLGYFSIIGLLRVHCLLGDFSLALKTLDDIELNKKAMFARVMAAHFTTYYYVGFSYMMQHRYADAIRMFSHILIYVSRTKNFQKSAQYDSITKKNEQMYALIAICVAFQPTRLDDTIHSALREKYGDQLLKLQRGGPESLPIFEELFRAACPKFISPVPPDFENPEANIDPVEHHLAVFMDEVKTNMWSPTIKSYLRLYTTMDLNKLAGFLEVKPEELRSWLLVTKQRTKQLRWQDQGLLEGELVNVSDLDYALQGDLIHISEAKVGRKLVDWYLRNLSRTYN; encoded by the exons ATGCGAATTGCCCGGCAAACAACCAATGAGGAGGAGCGCCAGGCTCTCCGCGAGAACCCCAACACCTGGGGCTGCTACAGTGTTCTCAACGTCCTGTACTCCCTTATCCAGCGATCCCAGATCACCGAGCAGCTCGCAGCCATGAAGCGTAACGAGGATCCCTTGGCCGTTGCCGGTGAATATGGCTCAAAGAACCTCTACAAGATGTTGGGTTACTTCTCCATTATTGGTCTTCTCCGAGTCCACTGTCTCCTCGGAGATTTCAGCCTGgctctcaagacccttgatgatatcgagctTAACAAGAAGGCCATGTTCGCCCGCGTCATGGCTGCTCACTTCACCACCTACTACTACGTGGGTTTCTCCTACATGATGCAGCACCGCTACGCCGATGCCATCCGCATGTTCAGCCACATCCTCATCTACGTCTCGAGGACCAAGAACTTCCAGAAGAGCGCTCAGTACGACTCTATCACTAAGAAGAACGAGCAGATGTACGCTCTTATTGCCATCTGCGTCGCTTTCCAGCCCACTCGTCTGGACGACACAATCCACAGCGCCCTCCGTGAGAAGTATGGCgaccagctcctcaagctccagcGCGGTGGCCCCGAGTCCCTCCCCATCTTTGAGGAGCTCTTCCGCGCAGCGTGCCCCAAGTTCATCTCCCCCGTTCCTCCGGACTTTGAGAACCCCGAGGCCAACATCGACCCTGTTGAGCACCACCTCGCCGTCTTCATGGACGAGGTCAAGACCAACATGTGGAGCCCTACCATTAAGTCTTACCTCCGCCTCTACACCACCATGGATCTTAACAAGCTCGCTGGTTTCCTTGAGGTGAAGCCCGAGGAGCTTCGATCATGGCTCCTGGTTACCAAGCAGCGAACCAAGCAACTGCGATGGCAGGACCAGGGTCTGCTTGAGGGTGAGCTCGTCAACGTTAGCGACCTTGACTATGCTCTCCAAGGC GACCTTATCCACATCTCCGAGGCTAAGGTGGGACGAAAGCTTGTGGACTGGTATCTCCGAAACCTGTCCCGTACCTATAACTGA